From Fulvivirga lutea:
AGCGTCCAAAGGAGTGATGGTCCTTGATACCAATCCATATTTTCTGACCTGTTAACCACATTATCACCATGAAGCGCAGAAATAGGGATGAATCTGATATCAGGTATTTCCAATTTAGCATCAAAACCCAGGTATTCTTTTTTAATCTGTTCAAAAATTTCTTCTGAATAATCAACCAAGTCCATTTTGTTGATACATACAATGACATGCTTTATTTGCAATAAAGAAGCTATAAATGAATGCCTCTTAGTTTGTTCGATTACTCCTTTTCTAGCATCTATTAAGATGATAGCTAAATTAGCCGTGGAAGCTCCTGTAACCATATTTCTTGTATATTGAATATGTCCGGGAGTATCTGCAATGATGAATTTCCTTTTCGGTGTTGCAAAGTACCTATATGCCACATCGATGGTGATGCCTTGTTCTCTTTCGGCTTTTAACCCATCTGTTAGTAACGCAAGGTTTACATGTTCATCGCCTCTGTTTTGTGAAGATTGCTCAATCGCGTCAATCTGATCTTCGAAAATAGACTTGGTGTCATACATTAACCTCCCGATTAGTGTGCTTTTCCCGTCATCTACACTTCCTGCAGTGGTGAACCTTAAAAGGTCCATGTCCATATATCCTTTAGTTGAATCGCTCATTATTCGCTAAATGTTTCTTTTCTAAAAATAACCTTGTTTCTTTCTGTCTTCCATTGCTGCCTCGGACCTCTTGTCATCGGCCCTGTTTCCTCTCTCTGTTTGCCTTGCTGCAGCTACCTCTTCAATAATAGCATCTAATGTGCTTGCCTCTGATTCTACAGCCCCAGTGATGGTCATGCAACCTAATGTACGGTAGCGTATAACCCGCTCTTCATATTTCTCGCCTTCTAATAATGTATTGTAAGGAGATTCAGCAATCCATACGCCACCTCTATTCACTACATTTCTTTTGTGAGAGAAATAAATGCTTGGCAGTTCTATTTTTTCCTTTTTGATATATTGCCAAACATCCATTTCAGTCCAGTTACTGATTGGGAAAATCCTGAATGATTCACCAACTGCTTTTTTACCGTTATAAAGGTTCCAGAGCTCTGGTCTTTGATTTTTTGGATCCCACTGGCCAAAATCATCTCTATGTGAAAAGAATCGTTCCTTAGCTCGCGCTTTCTCCTCATCTCTTCTGCCACCACCAAAAGCAGCGTCATAAGCACCTTCTTCTAATTTTTCGAGAAGAGTTATTGACTGAAGTGAATTTCTACTTGGGTTAACTCCGCGTTCTTCCTGAGCGGTTCCTCTATCAATTGAATCTTGAACTAGCCCCACATCCAAGGTCACGTTATACTTTTTAGCCAAATTATCTCTAAATTCCAGTGCTTCGGGGAAATTGTGCCCTGTATCTATATGCAATAGCGGGAATGGCACTTTAGCAGGCCAAAATGCTTTTCTGGCGAGATGTACCATAGTAATGGAATCTTTTCCACCTGAAAAAAGAATGACAGGCTTTTCAAACTGCGCTGCTACCTCTCTGAAAATAAAAATTGCTTCAGCTTCTAGTTGATCTAAATGTGATAAATTATATGAGGGCATAAATTATTCCTTTACTTTTTTTATGACATTATTAAATAAAATATCTAGTGATTCCTCAAGAGATAATTGATCTGTTTTTAAAACAAGTTGTGAATTGTCTGGCTCAACAAAAGGGGAGTCAATACCAGTAAAATTTTTGATTTCACCTCTTCTGGCTTTTGCATACAGCCCTTTGACATCTCGCTCCTCGCAGATTTCTAATGGACAACTAACAAAAACTTCATAGTATTTATCACCGATAATTTTTGATGACATTTCTCTAATTTCCTTAGTTGGGCTAATAAAGGAACAAATAGTAACCACACCATTATTAGCAAATAGTTTGGCAGTTTCAGCCGCTCTTCTGATGTTCTCCGTTCTGTCCTCTTCACTAAATCCCAGATTGTTGTTTACGCCAGTTCTAAGATTGTCACCATCTAATAGCATTGTATATACATTCTTTTGGTGAAGCATATTCTCAAGTCCTGTTGCCAAAGTACTTTTACCCGAACCAGACAGACCAATCATCCAAATGACTATACCCTTTTGATTTAGCAATACCTCTTTATCCGAGCTTTTTAACGATTTATCAAAAATTGGGTGAATATTCTCTGCCATTATGGATATTTTTGGCCAGCAAAATTACTATTAAATAGTCTAAATAGTAAATATTCATCAAATACTGTAGGCCAAACTAACGAAATGGAATTTAATCAAGATTTACTAATTGATATTGCAAAAAAGGCGGGTTCTGAGATTCTCGAAATATATAATGATCCTAATAAATTTAATGTCGTAGACCATAAAGCAGATGACTCCCCATTGACTTTGGCTGATAAGGCTTCTCATCAAATAATCGCCAGAGAGCTTGAGAATGCTTATCCTGAGGTTCCTATAATTTCTGAAGAAAGTGAAGTACCCGACTATAAAGTCCGTAGAGAGTATAATTATTATTTTTTGATTGATCCTCTTGATGGGACCAAGGAATTTATTAACCGAAATGGTCAATTCACTGTGAATATTGCAGTCATTAAGAAAAGTAAGCCAATAATTGGTG
This genomic window contains:
- the cysN gene encoding sulfate adenylyltransferase subunit CysN, translated to MSDSTKGYMDMDLLRFTTAGSVDDGKSTLIGRLMYDTKSIFEDQIDAIEQSSQNRGDEHVNLALLTDGLKAEREQGITIDVAYRYFATPKRKFIIADTPGHIQYTRNMVTGASTANLAIILIDARKGVIEQTKRHSFIASLLQIKHVIVCINKMDLVDYSEEIFEQIKKEYLGFDAKLEIPDIRFIPISALHGDNVVNRSENMDWYQGPSLLWTLENVQIASDRNLIDSRFPVQWVIRPQSDEYHDFRGYAGNIAGGVFRKGEEVVVLPSGFTSKVKSISTMDGELAEAFPPMAVAITLEDEIDISRGDMIAKPNNQPKAEQDIDMMICWLNTNALKLGGKYLIKHTSNEAKCIIKDVRYKVNVNTLEKSEDDKEIKANDIARIQIKTARPLFFDSYRKNRNTGSVILIDEFSNETVGAGMII
- the cysD gene encoding sulfate adenylyltransferase subunit CysD, which produces MPSYNLSHLDQLEAEAIFIFREVAAQFEKPVILFSGGKDSITMVHLARKAFWPAKVPFPLLHIDTGHNFPEALEFRDNLAKKYNVTLDVGLVQDSIDRGTAQEERGVNPSRNSLQSITLLEKLEEGAYDAAFGGGRRDEEKARAKERFFSHRDDFGQWDPKNQRPELWNLYNGKKAVGESFRIFPISNWTEMDVWQYIKKEKIELPSIYFSHKRNVVNRGGVWIAESPYNTLLEGEKYEERVIRYRTLGCMTITGAVESEASTLDAIIEEVAAARQTERGNRADDKRSEAAMEDRKKQGYF
- the cysC gene encoding adenylyl-sulfate kinase — encoded protein: MAENIHPIFDKSLKSSDKEVLLNQKGIVIWMIGLSGSGKSTLATGLENMLHQKNVYTMLLDGDNLRTGVNNNLGFSEEDRTENIRRAAETAKLFANNGVVTICSFISPTKEIREMSSKIIGDKYYEVFVSCPLEICEERDVKGLYAKARRGEIKNFTGIDSPFVEPDNSQLVLKTDQLSLEESLDILFNNVIKKVKE